The proteins below are encoded in one region of Plasmodium relictum strain SGS1 genome assembly, contig: PRELSG_00_v1_79, whole genome shotgun sequence:
- a CDS encoding fam-h protein, whose product MKGRCNNISNTSIYPEYYFLIAKEFITTDISTIKIYNKKDKKYTLNFPIIFFIFALLICVLQCYNNGDSFRSCNYKNNLKNVLNLGFKRSLAESNDRKIQTNEEFKFCKQESLKKTNLESRKEESGIKKNIYLEEGNDIETIEKSEKVKFNERVSKMCINNLKLILSSFTFPLSLISLILSIKFIGNIDSILGPLAYLLINLSIVIHLILLIQEKIEKKRKNKL is encoded by the exons atgaaaggtAGATGTAATAATATATCGAATACTAGTATATACCCCGAATACTACTTCCTCATAGCCAAAGAATTTATTACTACAGATATATCaactataaaaatatacaataaaaaagataaaaaatatacattaaattttcctataattttttttatatttgctCTTTTAATTTGTGTATTACAGTGTTATAATAAT GGAGATTCCTTTAGGTCatgtaattataaaaataacttaaaaaacGTATTAAATTTAGGATTTAAAAGATCATTAGCAGAAAGTAATGATAGAAAAATACAAACAAATGAGGAATTCAAATTTTGTAAACAAGagagtttaaaaaaaacaaatttagAATCAAGAAAGGAGGAAAGTGGTATAAagaagaatatatatttagaagAAGGAAATGATATAGAGACAATagaaaaaagtgaaaaagtaaaatttaatgagAGGGTCTCAAAAATGtgcataaataatttaaaactaATTTTATCATCCTTTACTTTTCCCTTATCACTCATTTCACTTATATTatctataaaatttattgGTAATATTGATTCAATATTAGGTCCTTTGGCTTATTTGTTAATCAATTTATCTATTGTAATACATTTAATCCTTTTAAtacaagaaaaaatagagaaaaaacgtaaaaataaattataa